In one window of Deltaproteobacteria bacterium DNA:
- a CDS encoding 3-keto-5-aminohexanoate cleavage protein has protein sequence MKSKVIVTAALTGSIHTPTMSPYVPHTPQQIADEAVRCYEAGAAVCHIHARDPETGAPASKMDLYEEILTEVKRRCNVVVCITTGGGLGMTAEQRVEPVSRFKPELASFNAGSINFALFHVLDKMKDFKFDWEPQYLAMSEDLIFPNTFKSMKEFSYIFAEHGAKPEFECYDSAMINNIAFMIQRGYPIKKPVYIQFVMGVLGGITPEPQNLVFMVDYAKRLLGEFEFSVCSAGRDQFFMCTQSLLLGGNVRVGLEDNLYLERGRLAKSSAEQVEKIIRVIRELGGEPATPDEAREVLSLKGLDKVNF, from the coding sequence ATGAAAAGTAAAGTTATTGTAACGGCGGCACTAACGGGGAGCATCCACACACCGACGATGTCTCCCTATGTTCCGCACACCCCGCAGCAGATCGCCGATGAGGCGGTCAGGTGCTATGAGGCGGGGGCGGCGGTCTGCCACATCCACGCGCGGGACCCTGAAACCGGGGCGCCAGCCTCTAAAATGGACCTGTATGAGGAGATATTGACCGAGGTAAAACGCAGATGTAATGTTGTCGTCTGCATTACCACCGGAGGCGGTTTGGGTATGACGGCCGAGCAGCGGGTTGAGCCGGTAAGCCGATTCAAGCCCGAACTCGCCTCTTTCAACGCCGGGTCCATCAACTTCGCCCTTTTCCATGTTCTGGACAAAATGAAAGATTTCAAGTTTGATTGGGAACCTCAATACCTCGCCATGAGCGAAGACCTTATCTTTCCGAATACCTTCAAGTCCATGAAGGAATTCAGCTACATCTTTGCCGAGCACGGCGCGAAGCCTGAATTTGAGTGCTATGACTCCGCGATGATCAACAACATCGCCTTCATGATTCAGCGGGGATATCCCATCAAGAAGCCCGTTTACATCCAGTTTGTCATGGGGGTGCTGGGAGGAATCACCCCGGAGCCTCAGAATCTGGTCTTCATGGTGGATTATGCCAAGCGTCTCCTGGGCGAGTTTGAATTTTCCGTCTGTTCCGCCGGTCGGGATCAGTTTTTCATGTGTACGCAATCCCTGCTCCTCGGCGGCAACGTCCGGGTGGGTCTCGAAGACAACCTGTATCTCGAGCGGGGAAGACTGGCGAAGAGCAGCGCCGAACAGGTCGAAAAGATCATCCGTGTCATCAGAGAACTGGGAGGAGAGCCGGCGACTCCGGATGAGGCGCGTGAGGTACTGTCATTGAAAGGGCTGGATAAGGTAAACTTCTAG
- a CDS encoding 3-hydroxyacyl-CoA dehydrogenase family protein translates to MVDRIGKIAVLGTGVIGAGWVTLFAVKGYRVTAQSRRAETRKQGLEITQSNLNFLAEKGVISEETKRASLESIRMVEQLSEAVQDADFVVESVADTYEIKKPLFVEMDKYSPAHAILASSSSGLSPTELQEGVTNQDKCIIAHPWNPPHLIPLVEVVPGEKTSQDTVDKTMALMEDLGKVPVIVNKVVPGYIGNRLAVAVWREAIDLVVNGVASVEDVDKALYAGPGIRWAFMGANLIYHLGGGETGGIGHFIDGIGNTTFSSIWREMATWDRIDDSMKERLIEGVKEEMKGKPFKEVAKWRDDKLIDLAKVIYGK, encoded by the coding sequence AAGGGGTATCGCGTAACCGCACAATCAAGGAGGGCCGAAACGAGAAAGCAGGGTCTCGAAATAACTCAGTCAAATCTCAATTTTCTGGCGGAGAAGGGGGTGATATCTGAAGAGACCAAACGCGCGTCTCTGGAGAGCATCCGGATGGTCGAACAACTGTCGGAAGCGGTTCAGGATGCCGATTTTGTCGTGGAGTCCGTGGCCGATACCTACGAAATAAAAAAGCCGCTTTTCGTGGAGATGGACAAATATTCACCGGCGCATGCGATCCTGGCGAGCAGTTCATCAGGCCTAAGCCCGACCGAACTGCAGGAAGGCGTGACGAATCAGGATAAATGCATCATCGCCCATCCATGGAACCCGCCCCACCTGATTCCCCTGGTTGAGGTGGTTCCCGGGGAAAAGACGTCCCAAGATACCGTCGACAAGACGATGGCGCTGATGGAAGATCTGGGGAAGGTTCCCGTCATCGTTAACAAGGTGGTCCCGGGATACATAGGGAACCGTCTTGCCGTGGCTGTGTGGCGGGAAGCGATCGATCTGGTGGTCAACGGTGTGGCGAGCGTGGAGGATGTGGATAAGGCGCTCTACGCGGGACCCGGTATCAGATGGGCTTTTATGGGGGCTAACCTGATCTATCACCTCGGAGGGGGTGAGACGGGGGGGATCGGTCATTTCATCGACGGTATCGGAAACACGACATTCAGTTCGATCTGGAGGGAAATGGCCACATGGGACCGCATCGACGATTCGATGAAGGAACGTCTGATCGAAGGCGTGAAGGAGGAAATGAAAGGGAAACCCTTCAAAGAAGTCGCAAAGTGGCGGGATGACAAGCTGATCGATCTTGCAAAGGTTATATACGGAAAGTAA